Below is a window of Solanum stenotomum isolate F172 chromosome 7, ASM1918654v1, whole genome shotgun sequence DNA.
ATTCTATTCGTCTCAATTAGGATATTATTTGACTGAGCATAGTTTGAAATTTATCGTCTTAAAAAACCTTTTTACTTGATTAATTCAATTTAAATACATTATGATCTGATAAAATATATCTCTAAATTCTAGCCAAGTTTAAAGATGTTTTAATACTCCTCtcaactttttattaagagtttcaCGCTTCTATAAGAGTTTGAGAATACTCATTATATTATGTGACAGATCagaattatatttaaattgagttaattaaattttaaaattcttcataatttagaaataaaactaaaaagttCGGAGATGGAAGAGTAGTAGTCAAACCTCGTTTACCTAATGGAGGAGATTTAGCTGTCGTTTAGCATATCAACATCATCTCCTTCTACTCATTTCTCAAAGTAAAGGAAGAAACCAATGCTTTtagaaaaatcaacaaaaaataaataaatagtaaaagaCAAGCGTGCCGATATTTGATATGCAAAAAGTCATATACATATTGACAGCATACAGGATACTTTGTCCCCCTTTTTTGTACCAAACTCTCACTTCTCACCGTTGAGCTTCATTATTAGAACTCTTCTTCTAAATCACCGTTAGTAGCCAAAGGCTCCCAACGAAGGAtgcttataaattataattaaggcTCCCAAAATTATACTcatttgtccctaattatttatctacttttgaattgacacactcattagaaaaataattattgatataatgaatttattattttacccctattaattatgaggTGGTTGAATTAAagacttaagattttcaaaaagttctacctttttcaaagtaattaattgagggtataataagtagaaaaaattgtcctttcttgatttgtcaaaatggacaagtaattagggacaaatggAATAGTTTATTTGGTCACATTTTTTAAATCCGATTATTTTGAAAagtacttatttcaaaattggcTTTTccaaaaatgtattttgttaTCAAGTAGTTTGTGTttgatcaaataaattttaaaaatgcttATAAGTAGCAATTAGTGTGACCAAACTTTTTAAAAtgctatattttttcttaaaagtgtttttcaaaaatatacttttatacCAAAGCTACTTTTTTTAGTTTCTGAAAACCAATTTATGTTAATCCACCTGAACATTTACTCTCTTCCAAAAGTTTGAACGAATAGTttattgtttataaaaaaaaataagcacTTCTCAAATAAATATCTATACATTTTTTATATCACACAAACTTATCAAACGATTTATGAATCTCAAATAACtgaaattattttgtaaatttacgtacattctattttttcaaaattacatCTAAGATTtcattgatatatttttatttttattgcttttatgTTGCATAGCTCTAATATGATGGAGTAAAAGGACAATTGAGTTGGTGAAAcatataaataacatatttgaATCATAGTACAACAAGTAGTATGAGTCAATGTACTCTAATTTTATTGAATGAGTTCACCtaacatttgtatataattagtagaGTTATGAGCAAATTAATTTCATTGCtatagttttttgttttttcaaaaacagAAAAAGGAAGCAAGGTGGAGTTAAAGGGTAATCATcacaattatatttaaaaaaatgagaagtgTGAATTTATGAGCTTTGTGCTGAGGGGCAGTCAACAAAGTGTCAGCTTTCCCAAAAAGAAAAACCCCAAGAAACAAGTTCTTCCACTTCCTTCACTCATCAcattttcctctttttcctctttcattCAATGGCACTTCAGAGGGTTCTTCTTCTCTCCTTCTACATTGTCTTTGTCATAGCCTTCACTACTACTTCTGCTGCATCTGATGTTCAGCTTCTGTTACAGAACATTAAACCCTCACTTCAGGGTAACACTGATAATTTGTTGTTATCTTCATGGAATATTTCAGTTCCTCTTTGTCAATGGAGAGGTCTCAAATGGGTTTTCACAAATGGTACTTCTTTGCTCTGTAGTGACCTATCTTCACCCCAATGGACAAGTCTTTCTCTTTACAGAAACCCATCTTTGCATCTTGTTTCTCTACAGTTGCCATCAGCTAATCTCTCTGGAACACTCCCTAGGGAGCTTGGTGAGCTTTCTACACTGCAAAGTCTTTATCTTGGTGTGAATGGACTACATGGGTCCATCCCTCTTGAGCTTGGCTACAGCTCTTCTCTTTCTGATATTGAGTTGAGTGGCAATAGTCTTACTGGGACACTTCCAACTTCAATATGGAATCTTTGTGAGAAGATGGTTTCTTTCAAGATTCATGGTAATTCTTTGTCTGGTTCTCTTCCTAACCCTGCATTACCTGATGCTACTTGTAAGAATTTGCAGTTTCTTGATTTTGGGCAAAACAGATTTTCTGGGGATTTTCCTCTGTTTATAACTAGGTTTAATGGTCTTAAAGAGCTTGATTTAGGGGATAACAATTTTTCTGGTCCTGTTCCTGAGACATTAGCTGCATTAAAGCTGGAAAAATTGAATCTCTCACATAATAATTTTAGTGGGGTGTTGCCAAATTTTGGGGAATCTAAGTTTGGTGTGGATGTTTTTGAGGGAAATAATCCTACTCTTTGTGGACATCCTTTGGGGCCTTGTAGTGGAAGCTCTGGAATGAGTCCTGGTGCAATTGCTGGTATTGTTATTGGTCTAATGGCTGCATTGGTGGTTGTGGCATCACTATTGATTGGGTATTTTCAAGGGAAAAAGAAGAGACATGCTgatgaagaagaggaggaatTTGAGGAAGTTGAAGATGAGGAAGCTGGTTGTGGTGAGGGGAAGCTCATCTTGTTTCAGGGAGGTGAGCATCTGACTCTGGAGGATGTGCTGAATGCGACGGGGCAAGTCATGGAGAAGACTAGTTATGGGACTATTTATAAGGCAAAATTAGCTGATGGTGGAACTATAGCTTTGAGGTTGTTGAGGGAAGGCAGTTGTAAGGATGGAGGTACATGTTTAACTGTGATTAGACAGCTGGGAAGAGTTCGACACGAGAATTTAATTCCTTTGAGAGCCTTCTATCAAGGGAAGAGAGGAGAGAAGCTTCTCATATATGATTATCTCCCAAACAGGAATCTTCATGAACTCTTACATGGTAAATTCTAGCTTCTTTATGTTCTCATGTTTGCTCTTTCAAGTTTTACTAATGAAAATCAATGCAAGCTCAATTACGTTGACGTTATTGTATTAAGTGTTGCCTCATAGGGAAGTAGCAATAGTTCTTAGGCTCATTTTCAGCAGCTTTGGTTATTTGCTTGAGAGACTAAGATGTGTGGACTTCAAGTTGTAGCCTTTTCACACAGTGGGGTTGTAATTGAAGTATTAGTGCATAAATAGATCATTTACAACAgcctgaaaaatataaatgtagCTGAACTTAGCATCTTAAGAGAAActgaattagttattgaatgCACAATATAGAGATATTATGTTACACGAATATAGAGAATGTTCTATTTATTCTGACCGATATCCTTTTCGCTAAGTTAAGTTGATCCAACCTATATCCTCTCCTGTGCATCATCTTCCAATACACGAACTGCCATATGCATTCCTGTTTGGTCAACAAAGAAAAAGTATCCCTATCATATATACTTACTCATccaagaaaaatggaaaaaaaagaacTAGCACATTATCATTAAACTGCCGATGCAACTATCAGATGCCTTGATCAACCATTCATTTATAATTTCGCTTTAAAGAACTCTGTGGCCCTAGATCAACTGATGAAAGCTCATTTCCAAGCATTTGGGCTTGGTGTAGTAAGCTTCTATAGTTCCTTTAGCTTGATGCAATCTATTGATGCTCTGGTTGTTTCCTGTTCCTCATTTCTTGTACTGCTAATTTAGCAGTAGTTTGGTCATTGACAGTAGTTTGCGCCAATAAATGTTGGAACCCAACAAATTTTTATATCCTTGTTCGTTCAACCTTAATAGCTCTAAGGATTAGTGAATTTGATTATGATATTTTCTGATTGTCTACAGAATCAAGAGTCGGGAAGCCAGTGTTGAATTGGGCTAGAAGACACAAAATAGCATTGGGCATAGCCAGAGGACTAGCACACCTTCATGGTCTGGAAACTCCCATTACTCATGGGAATGTTAGATCAAAGAATGTTCTTGTTGATGAATTCTTCGTTGCCAGGCTTACTGAATTTGGACTTGACAAAATAATGATCCCAGCTGTAGCTGATGAAATTGTATCAGTTGCAAAAGCTGAAGGTTACAAGGCACCAGAGCTGCAAAGGATGAAGAAGTGCAACTCAAGAAGTGATGTTTACGCTTTTGGTATCCTACTGTTGGAGATTCTTCTAGGAAAGAAACCTGGTAAGAATGGTAGAAACGGGGACAATGTTGATTTGCCTGCACTAGTTAAAGTTGCAGTTCTGGAAGAAACGACTATGGAGGTATTCGACATGGAGCTTTTGAAGGGAATTAGGAATCCAATGGAAGAAGGTTTGGTACAGGCCTTGAGACTTGCAATGGGATGTTGTGCTCCTGTTGCTACTGTAAGACCGTCGATGGATGAAGTAGTAAGGCAGTTAGAGGAGAATAGACCTAGAAACCGGTCTGCGTTGTACAGCCCTGCTGAAACTAGGAGTGGAAGTGGTACTCCCTTTTAAGCTCATGTTGTGACTTTAGTAATGAATATTGTCGCATATTATGCCTGTTTTTCCTCCTAAAAGGAAAGAGGGCTAAATGGCTATAGCTTTCTTACTTACTATTTCAACTATTTACCTTTGGCTTTGCATTGTTGGGGAATATCTTATCATAGACAAACTGACAATAGACAATGTGTCACATTAGGCATCAAATTGGATATTACAGtgtgccttttttttttcaatttgttccTGCATTAGCCTACCttctataaatatatatatgcaaaagaAATTCAATGTGCTCCAAATGTTAGATTGTATGGGGTCAAAAAAGATTATATTTTCTGCACCATATGTATGAAATGGCTATAATCTGGTAAGCAGGGTAAACATAAAGCAGAGCACTTGGGAAAATTACAAGCCAATCATATGATATGTATTTACTGTATACCGCTATAGTTTGAAAGAATTACAATTTGTAGATATAGTTTTATAGcaattttctctctcctctttCCCTCATCTCtctcctctttctttttcctttctgcGCACCTCTCTCTTCTCTTTGTGCTCTCTTGCTTGCCTCTCTCTTCTTTGTACCCCCCATCTCTCATCTCTCTATCCCCTTTCTCTCCCTCCACCTCCTTTAACTTTCAATACTAATACAAATAGTAACCGTCAATGATACGAATATAAATGTTAACTgtcaatatataaatacaaatagtaACTTTCTCAAGACaacaaatgataaaaaatacaaatatacaaatcaaaGTGGTATTCGCTCATACAAATATTGGTAGTCAATATACAAATGAAAGTTGTATATTTTGTGtgagttatttttgtatcaataaattTCACATTATGTTGTACATGATTTTATGAATTTGTTGCATCAATGTTATTATGcctttttgtattttgtattaattGTATATTTTCAGCAACTATATAGTTTagatcatatttgtatattttcatcAAGTTATATACAACTAGTAAACACATCCGCGCTTCGTGCAGATCTCATTAGatttatgaataattttttaaaaatattttgagtcaaATATTATTACCATTGAACccaataaattatatttcaactTATAATCCACTACCTATGCTTTTAGTACTTTAAATATAGTTGATTTCGTATAATCTATTTGATATGTTATCTTTAAAAACCTgtaaggaaagaaaaataatttcaagaaaatttgcTTTCTGTTTGTGTGTCTTCAATAAattctaaattatatttttaggacGGAGTTATATTTCACGGTGttcataaaaaattatgaaaaaagttactctaaataaatagataaacaataatttaataaaatttagaatttaCATTCTCTAACTTTTTTAACacgtcatatatatatatgactaaTTTCATAGAGTGGAAATATATCACTAATTTCAAGTCATGTTTACCATActattttatctaaaaaattTACATCTTTTAGAATCTGTTGCTTGTAAAATAATAAACGGtagatttttattttggtgAAAATCATCTCCAGTAAATTGAGATATCATATCAACACTACACAAGTAATCCAATAGGAATATCATATTTGCATTATTCAATTAATAATATActatacttaatttttttaatctagcGTGAATCTAATATGAAAATCAAACATTCAAGATAAAAAGAATAGCAACataaacgaaaaaaaaaaaggatggcAATATACCAAAACTATTAGTATActcttataaatatatataatatatataaaaaaaaatgctaataAAATACAAGACTCTATAGAAAATCTCCTAAGTTTAAAATTGTTACTTGTATCAACTAAGTAAGATAAGATAAAATACATAACTtgcacattaattaatttagggGGTTATCCACATAAAAGGTTTTGAAGtcatgaatatttttaattaccAATTAAAAATAGAAGTTACAGAGATCAAGAAATGTGAATTATGGAGAATAATACTAttgagtaattattttttaaaatatcacaccggtgaaaaaaaataaagaaaatgctaaaaagtttagaaaaaagataaatatagaaAGGTACCACATTATCTTGTTTATATctaatattttaactttatatatagatagatatattgtttgtaattaaataattaagagaaaataacttaaaatattctttaagaaaattgttattttaaaaaatttataattagaagaaggttaaaaaaagaaaataaaatggaaaattaatttattaagagTGGAAATTAGAAAGTGTGAATTATGGATAGTTACTCCTAACAAATTAGTATGTGAAGagtttttttgttgtaaatgttctttcattaataattaattgtttgtatttaATTAAGTAAACTACTTTtacaaaaaatcatttaatttaaataagaaaaaaggtCAAAAGAGGAGACAAAAGATAAATGTCACATCACTTTTTTTATGTTTCTCATTTACAATAATTAAGAGAAGTTAaagaaataacatttttttagttttaatataattaatgtgACTAAGGGAAAATtgtttcttcattcttttcattaaataatttgtttatcaattaaaagttttaaaaatactaaaaagataatttatttattaatttattttgtgactGTTTTTTAATATGACAAaccatatcatatatttttaggggTAGCAATATGCAATAGCTATAAAAAATGTATCATGTGTAGTATTATATTTTCCAACtatgacaaaaattaaaatattaattagaacTTGACAAATagatatacacaaaaataaaatcgtATAATGTTTCATCTTCATTCATTcacataataataaataataataataataataataataataataataataataataataataataataataaNaggaagaggaagaggaagacgaagaggaggaggaagaagaggaagaggaagaggaagacgaagacgaggaagaggaggaagaggaagaggaagaggaagaggaagaggaagaagacgaagaagaagaagaagaggaggaagaggagaggaagaggaagaggaagaagaagaagaaggggaagaggaagaggaagaggaagaggaagaggggaagaggaagaggaagaggaggacgaggaggaggaggaagaggaggaagaggaagaagaggaagaagaggaaagtaaaatgagtaaaaaaatGCTAATTGAGATTTCTAATATGATGATTAGTAGAgtttcataatttaatttttgttgaataacatgaaattatatatctaattaaaataaaataaaaaagaatagaataatattaattgaaatcAAACAATACATGAATGaatcttcaaaatatttggaaatcATTCAAATTTTTGTGCTAATATGACCATCTTCTTGATGAaatcttccttcttcattttgatgAACTTGTACCAAACTAATGTGAACATCCATGTgattatttttgaagaatatatctATGATCTTTATCAAAATGAAGACCATATGGTGACATTATTAAGTACATGATTgataaaaaagatgaagaaaaaaaaataaaaagagggaaaaaaactatactaataaaaagaaagaatgagaaaatgaaaatgaacatTGAACATTGATAATTGCTATTTATAGTTTGTGTAAATCATAAGAATAATTAGAAATAAGTTGAAGAGACATATTATTTAAGTAGAGAATGTAAATAGATGGAAGTTTTGTTGCAACTTATTAGATGTAATTAGAAGAATaaatatgattgaattttttaattaataaacaaattatttaatgaaaagaaatgaaaaaaaagccaaaaaaagaagaaaaaagataataggaatggaggccatagagaggtgacacatcaccttgtctatgtttctcctttatatatatatacgattACTTGTTTGTATTTATGCATAAGTTGTATATATACGATAGTTGTCTATAATTTCTCAATTATAAATCTTTTATGATTCTATATGTGAATGTTTTTGTGTACATTTATTTGTATGTTTCAACacttatatacaattatctataTGTATTTACTGATaaaattgtattcattgatacatatacacatattaagtacatatatatatagtaattcaacatatatacaaataattcaCCTTTCTCCTCGCTCACCCGATCTTGCTAGCTTCTTTCCGCTTCCAACATATAGCTGTGAATCGTAATTAAACAAACTAAACTATTTTACCTGATTATATTTAGTCTTTAACTATTTCTAAAATTTCCTCTTCAAGCTTCTATGGAAACCACCACAAAAGTTATTGAATTGCAACACAATTGGATTCATTTACAGCAGAGGGCTACAGGTAGACTGGCCTTACTCTAGTGGGGGGTAGAGGGTCAGTCATTCTCACAAGAAAATCAGGTGTGCAAAAATCCCAATAAAAAATTGGTCATGTAAGAGCTTTAAGTTAAGtggaaattttataaatagCTAAATTTAGATAATAATGAAGTTCCTTAGTTAATGTTTATCTAATTACAAATTGTAGCTATAGTTTATTTAGTTACCGAATAAAGTAATGGTATAAttcacaattttaaatttgttatacAAATGCGTCTGACAATTTATTCCTTAATTGACGTGgaaatttaagtttttaattgAAAAGAATCCCACAAATTAGAGGAAATTTTAGGTATAGCAAAGATAAAAATcttatttgtatgctatagctatagtttgcataattgcgctccataacaaattttctgtttgctatggagctattaatctgtatatttcAGGATTCATTTGAAGctatatacaattttattttttaaataaatttaataaaaggtTGTAAATTATGTTACAAAAAAGGATGTCAATTGCTAAACTCATGCAAAAagatctctttccttctacgaCTTCTTCATCAGTAGTGACTCCATTATAACTGAGTAAATCACATCGATCAAGTTTTGGTGATTCCCTTCAAGCAATCAAGATCAAATCAATTTTAGAGATAACAAGAGGAAGTATTTCATGCCGAAAAATGctttgattttactttttttgtatCGAAATTGGTGTTTTTCGTGTATTGaaactcattttttcttttaaacatTCATCAATTGAATGAACaatttgaattgtattttttaaagatGTAATAGATTCTAACTCATATAGTCGCAATCATTGTTCGAATTCGAGTAAGATCATCCGTTGAATTATGCAAATTGTGCTTGTATAATGTTTTGGAAGATATTGTTGTTTATCCTTCATTTTTGAAAGTATTGTTCGAATTCAAGTAAGATCATCCGTTTATTTCTGCAAAAAATTGTGATTCTATAATGTTGTGGAAGATATTGTTGTTTATCCTTCATTTTTGAAAGTAGATTTGTTTTTAGAAAGTCATTAATTTACAGGATTGTATATTATGATAGTAATCTATGTTGTTTGTTCtgatttgtatatttgttaTCGTTAATTTGAATCTATGAATGAACAatgaaattgtatatatatacagtgtCGATTCGTccttagttttgatagtttagTTTGTATATCTGATAGTTTAGTTTGTATATTGTGTacaatttgtatatgtataagtcTTTTATGTTATGCTTgtcaattatatatttatttgtagttgtagtttatatatacacatactctatgtatatgtatatacgTGGAATCTGTATATGATTTAGTCCGTTTTGTATAATCTTATATTTTGTGGTTCAATTTTTGTGAACTTGCATATTAATTCAGTGCAGATTCGTGTTTTGTTGTGATAATTTAGTTTGTATATTATATACAATATGTATAAGTATATGCCATTATGTTAGGCTTGTCAATTGAATATTTGTATATGGCTGTAATTTGAATATGTAGATATACTTTGTATAAGTATATATTCGAAATCTGTATATTAAATTGACTTGgctataatttgtataaatatatgttcttttttgttgtgattttctaatatgtatattttgataatcttgccaatttatatacaatttgattttataaaatgcGCTAATTTCTgtcacaaaaaaaagaagaaaatcgctAAACTCATGcacattatattttaatatgatttcttTCCTTCTACGACTTCTTCATTAGTTGGGACTCTGTTGTATCTGtataaacaaactaaaacatagtaattgtttataaacaaaattactacatatatatacttaaagagaTTATACATATATGTATTGTTATGTATAACTATggaaaatatacaaacaaaaaattatatacaaacaaaTGCTACTATCTACTGCTACTTGTATATACAATGTCTTTTGTGCAAAACTTATAGAATCTGTATAaacaaactaaaactaaaacgtagtaattgtatataaacaaaattaccACATATATACTTAAAGAAATTATACAGACAGATCTTGTTATGTATAACTATGACacatatacaaacaacaaattatatacaaacaaaTGTTATAGAtatacaattaatttttatacaacatATACTTGTATAAAGGAAATTCATATGCATGATAATGGTGtatacaacaaataataaaaaatttatacaaatttgtaaaaacaaacaaataaacataataaatctGAGAAAGTAttactacatatatacaaaagggCTTATTATACAAtcataaaatagaacaaaataattattgtttataCATATGCATTAACTTCTTCAGATCCACCCGGTCCACTAAGCCAGGGACAATGTCTTCAGATGATTTTGACTGATCACTGGTAAATCAATTGCTTTTGCTTTTCTCATCTCTGTTGAACTAGATTCGCCTTTTGTATTTGACTTTGTGATAATTCATCCAT
It encodes the following:
- the LOC125870925 gene encoding putative kinase-like protein TMKL1 gives rise to the protein MALQRVLLLSFYIVFVIAFTTTSAASDVQLLLQNIKPSLQGNTDNLLLSSWNISVPLCQWRGLKWVFTNGTSLLCSDLSSPQWTSLSLYRNPSLHLVSLQLPSANLSGTLPRELGELSTLQSLYLGVNGLHGSIPLELGYSSSLSDIELSGNSLTGTLPTSIWNLCEKMVSFKIHGNSLSGSLPNPALPDATCKNLQFLDFGQNRFSGDFPLFITRFNGLKELDLGDNNFSGPVPETLAALKLEKLNLSHNNFSGVLPNFGESKFGVDVFEGNNPTLCGHPLGPCSGSSGMSPGAIAGIVIGLMAALVVVASLLIGYFQGKKKRHADEEEEEFEEVEDEEAGCGEGKLILFQGGEHLTLEDVLNATGQVMEKTSYGTIYKAKLADGGTIALRLLREGSCKDGGTCLTVIRQLGRVRHENLIPLRAFYQGKRGEKLLIYDYLPNRNLHELLHESRVGKPVLNWARRHKIALGIARGLAHLHGLETPITHGNVRSKNVLVDEFFVARLTEFGLDKIMIPAVADEIVSVAKAEGYKAPELQRMKKCNSRSDVYAFGILLLEILLGKKPGKNGRNGDNVDLPALVKVAVLEETTMEVFDMELLKGIRNPMEEGLVQALRLAMGCCAPVATVRPSMDEVVRQLEENRPRNRSALYSPAETRSGSGTPF